A region of the Prevotella melaninogenica genome:
CATTTCAGTGATAAATACGTCAAGAAGGTGAACATAGCTATGTTGTTTCTTGTTGATGAGATGTACAAAAATGTGGGTAAAACGTTCCGCGTTGCGATAGGAAAGCCAATCCCTTGGCAGACATTTGATAAGAGCCGTACATCGATGGAATGGGCGAAATATGTAGAAGATATGGTTTATGAGCTGTAATATCTCAGCCTCATTAAATGATAGAACAAAGGGACAAACCAAGCGATTAGATTTAGAGAAAGAAAAAGATTGATAGAATATATGGAAGAAGAAATCATCCAACCCATAAGCAAGGAACTGCTCAAGAGCGAGTTGACTCCTGAACGGATGCTTCGTATGACTAACAAGAGTTACAATGAGATTTACATTGTGACTGCTAAGACTGCTCCTAATGTTATGAAGGAGATTGGTCGTCTGCGCGAGATAGCTTTCCGTTCGGCAGGGGGAGGTACGGGCAAAGCGATGGATGTCGATGAGTTCGATACGATGGATAATTGTTGCAGACAGCTGATTGTTTGGAACCCTGAAGCAGAGGAGATTATCGGTGGATATCGTTATATCTTTGGTAGCGAGTGGGAAATAGATAAAAACGGACAGCCAAAGGTCGCAACAAGTCACATGTTCCACTTCTCTGATAAGTTCATGAAGGAGTATGCTCCTTATACAGTTGAGCTTGGACGTTCTTTTGTTTCATTGGATTACCAGAACGTTCGTAAGAATTCTAAGAGCATCTTTGCGTTAGATAACCTTTGGGATGGACTTGGAGCATTGACGGTGTTGTATCCTGAATGTAAGTATTTCTTCGGTAAGATGACCATGTATCCTTCTTATATCCGTCGTGGTAGGGATATGATTCTTTACTTCTTGAAAAAGTATTTTGATGATAAGGAAGACCTTATAATACCGATTAAACCATTGAAAATTGATACTCCAACGACAGAGTTGGATGCACTTTTCCAAGGTAATGGCTTCAAAGAAGACTATCGAATCTTAAATCGTGAGATACGTGAGTTGGGTTATAACATTCCTCCTTTGGTGAATGCTTATATGAATCTTTCTCCAACGATGAAACTCTTTGGTACAGCTATCAACTATGGCTTTGGTGATGTTGAGGAAACTGGAATCCTCATTGCGGTTGATGAGATTTTTGAAGAGAAGCGTATTCGTCATATTGAGAGCTTTGTAGATGAGCATCCAGAGGCTCTGAAGATTACAAGTGGTGCTAATAATGTCATCTATAAAGAGAAAGAAGCGCAGTAAGGTCTTTATACAAAGAGATAAAAGAAAAGGCAGGTAATCCCTTGATGTTTGGATTGCCTGCCTTTTTTATATGGCCTTCTTCTCTCTTTGTTCTGTCTAATATAGATGCGAAGAAAGTCTTTATTGTCGATGAAATCGCAATCTTTTATCTAATAAAGAGTAGTTCTCGATACTTAGGAAGTGTCCAAAGTTCGTCGCTGACAACTAACTCTAATTTATCAATCTGATAACGAATTTCTTCCATCTTAGGTGCTATCGTGTCATGATAAGCAATTGCTCTTTCACGTTGACTTTCTATCTTGTTAGCTTGCTTACGTGCATTGACAAGTTCTTCAACGCCAGTCTCGATGATGGTTGTGCGTTCAGCAATCTCACGTATAATCTTAATGTTACGCTCGCTGAGCTGTTTTCCTTCTACATCTCCGAAGATATTGACCATATTCTGCACATTCTTCGCTAACTGACTCTGATAGTGTGTTGCCACAGGGATAATATGGTTCATTGCCAAATCGCCCATTACACGCGCTTCTATTTGTATCTTCTTAGTGTAAGTCTCCCATTTAACTTCGTTACGTGCTTCTAACTCGTTACGTTTCATCACGTTCATCGACTCAAACATCTTGATAGCGTCCTTGTCAAGGTAGCGGTCAAAGCACTTAGGGCAGTTCGATTCACAATCGAGTCCACGCTTCATAGCTTCTTCCTTCCAGCTATCAGAATATCCGTTTCCATCGAAGTGGATAGGCTTACAAGTCTTGATGTCTTCACGTATGATATCAATGATCGCTGATGTCAGGTCTTCTCCTTTCGCAACCAGAGCATCAACGCGCTCGCTGAAGTTCTGTAAAGCTTCTGCAACAGCGGTGTTGAGTACAATCATTGCTGATGCACAGTTGGCTTCAGAACCTACTGCACGAAACTCAAAGCGGTTACCTGTAAAGGCAAATGGAGATGTACGGTTGCGGTCGGTATTATCAATAAGTAGCTCTGGAATCTCTGGGATATCCATTTGCATACCAGTCTTTCCACTAAGGTTGAAGATGTTTTCTTTGTCAGCCTTCTCAATATGTTCAAGAAGATCACTAATCTGTCTTCCGAGGAAAGATGAGATGATGGCAGGTGGTGCCTCGTTAGCTCCAAGACGATGGTCGTTGGTTGCACTCATTACCGATGCTTTCAGAAGTCCGTTGTGCTTGTAGACAGCCATCAAGGTTTCCACTATAAAAACAACGAAACGAAGGTTATCGTTGAGTGTTTTACCTGCTGCATGGAGGAGGATACCATTGTCTGTGCTTAGGCTCCAGTTGTTATGTTTACCAGAACCATTGACTCCATCGAAAGGCTTTTCGTG
Encoded here:
- a CDS encoding GNAT family N-acetyltransferase — its product is MEEEIIQPISKELLKSELTPERMLRMTNKSYNEIYIVTAKTAPNVMKEIGRLREIAFRSAGGGTGKAMDVDEFDTMDNCCRQLIVWNPEAEEIIGGYRYIFGSEWEIDKNGQPKVATSHMFHFSDKFMKEYAPYTVELGRSFVSLDYQNVRKNSKSIFALDNLWDGLGALTVLYPECKYFFGKMTMYPSYIRRGRDMILYFLKKYFDDKEDLIIPIKPLKIDTPTTELDALFQGNGFKEDYRILNREIRELGYNIPPLVNAYMNLSPTMKLFGTAINYGFGDVEETGILIAVDEIFEEKRIRHIESFVDEHPEALKITSGANNVIYKEKEAQ
- a CDS encoding glutamine synthetase III is translated as MANLRFGAIEEAFKKRPLEVKTPKERPEHFYGKYVFNRAKMYKYLPVDVYQKLIDVIDNGTRLDRSIADAVAQGMKKWAEEHGATHYTHWFQPLTEGTAEKHDAFVEHDGKGGMIEEFSGKLLVQQEPDASSFPNGGIRNTFEARGYSAWDPTSPVFIIEDTLCIPTIFISYTGESLDYKAPLLKSLHAVNVTATKVCQYFYQDVKQVHTNLGWEQEYFLVDEDLYFARPDLMLTGRTLMGHDSAKNQQMDDHYFGTIPERVQAFMKDLEIQALELGIPCKTRHNEVAPGQFELAPIFEECNLAVDHNMLLMSLMKKIAHKHSFRVLLHEKPFDGVNGSGKHNNWSLSTDNGILLHAAGKTLNDNLRFVVFIVETLMAVYKHNGLLKASVMSATNDHRLGANEAPPAIISSFLGRQISDLLEHIEKADKENIFNLSGKTGMQMDIPEIPELLIDNTDRNRTSPFAFTGNRFEFRAVGSEANCASAMIVLNTAVAEALQNFSERVDALVAKGEDLTSAIIDIIREDIKTCKPIHFDGNGYSDSWKEEAMKRGLDCESNCPKCFDRYLDKDAIKMFESMNVMKRNELEARNEVKWETYTKKIQIEARVMGDLAMNHIIPVATHYQSQLAKNVQNMVNIFGDVEGKQLSERNIKIIREIAERTTIIETGVEELVNARKQANKIESQRERAIAYHDTIAPKMEEIRYQIDKLELVVSDELWTLPKYRELLFIR